A stretch of the Aminipila terrae genome encodes the following:
- a CDS encoding HlyC/CorC family transporter, translating into MGGSIFTSIVAIVVLIILSAYFSATETAFTSLNRIRMKSLAGAGSKKAKQVLVLEENYDRLLTTILIGNTAANITMTSIATVLFVKLYGSYGATLSTVIITIIVLIFGEITPKIIAKEAPEKFSMFSVPFLRILLVIMKPLNFIFAQWKKIIKKVFKVHDERTITDDELITIVEEAETEGSLDEDRSELIQNAIEFNELEAYDVLTPRVDVEAIEIDEKKEEVAKIFLETGFSRLPVYEENMDKIVGVLNQKDFHNFVIGHDKEISDYVTPVVFTPGSIRIATLLKRMQKAKTHIAVVVDEYGGTEGIVTMEDIIEELVGEIFDEHDATASQEILQIYDGSYRVLGGASVEKMFDFFGLEYEEMDVTTANGWVVVNLDKLPEAGDSFEYENLKVRVTKADGKRALEINVVVMPLETEREEGLRKWD; encoded by the coding sequence ATGGGAGGGAGTATATTTACTTCGATAGTAGCAATTGTGGTTTTAATCATATTGTCGGCATACTTTTCAGCCACTGAAACGGCTTTCACATCTTTAAACAGAATAAGAATGAAGAGTCTTGCCGGAGCAGGAAGTAAAAAGGCAAAGCAGGTTCTTGTGCTGGAAGAAAACTATGACAGACTTCTTACAACAATCCTGATAGGCAACACTGCAGCCAACATTACCATGACATCAATTGCAACTGTACTGTTTGTAAAATTATATGGATCTTACGGTGCAACACTTTCAACAGTAATCATTACAATTATCGTTTTAATCTTTGGGGAAATAACACCAAAAATCATTGCAAAAGAGGCCCCTGAAAAATTCTCTATGTTTTCCGTACCATTTCTCAGAATTTTACTGGTAATAATGAAGCCACTTAATTTTATATTTGCGCAGTGGAAAAAAATTATTAAAAAAGTATTTAAAGTTCATGATGAAAGGACTATAACTGATGACGAGCTTATAACAATTGTGGAAGAAGCAGAGACAGAAGGCAGTCTGGATGAAGACAGAAGTGAATTGATTCAAAATGCAATTGAGTTTAATGAACTGGAAGCTTATGATGTGCTGACTCCGAGAGTTGATGTGGAGGCTATAGAAATAGATGAGAAAAAGGAGGAGGTGGCAAAGATATTTTTAGAAACAGGATTTTCAAGGCTACCGGTCTATGAAGAAAATATGGACAAAATTGTAGGGGTTTTAAACCAGAAAGACTTTCACAATTTTGTAATTGGCCATGATAAAGAAATCTCTGATTATGTTACCCCCGTTGTTTTTACACCTGGTTCCATAAGAATTGCTACGCTTTTGAAAAGAATGCAGAAAGCAAAGACTCACATTGCTGTTGTTGTGGATGAATATGGCGGCACAGAGGGTATCGTAACAATGGAAGACATCATTGAAGAACTGGTAGGTGAAATCTTTGATGAACATGACGCTACTGCTTCACAGGAAATCCTTCAGATTTATGATGGAAGTTACAGAGTCCTTGGTGGAGCAAGTGTTGAAAAAATGTTTGATTTCTTCGGATTAGAGTATGAAGAAATGGATGTTACTACAGCCAATGGATGGGTTGTGGTGAATCTTGACAAATTACCGGAAGCCGGAGATTCATTTGAATATGAAAATTTAAAAGTTAGAGTAACCAAGGCAGATGGAAAAAGAGCCTTAGAGATAAATGTGGTTGTGATGCCACTAGAAACAGAAAGGGAAGAAGGACTAAGAAAATGGGATTAA
- the secA gene encoding preprotein translocase subunit SecA, whose translation MGLMEKIFGDLNVKEVRRIEKIVDKVEALDQDMQTLTDEQLKAKTSEFKERYQNGESLDDLLPEAFAVCREGAVRSLGMKHFRVQLIGGVALHQGRIAEMKTGEGKTLVATLAAYLNALSGDGVHVVTVNDYLAKRDMEWMGKLYTFLGLTVGCVIHDVTGEDRKAAYEADITYGTNNEFGFDYLRDNMVTYREEMSQREQLNYAIVDEVDSILIDEARTPLIISGQGAKSTDLYGVADKFVTRLRNEEDFTIEEKDKTVALTEEGVAKCEREFGIENFSDPENMEINHHVLQALKARNLMKRDVDYIVKDDEIVIVDEFTGRLMFGRRYSDGLHQAIEAKEGVLVRSESKTLATITLQNYFRMYNKLAGMTGTAKTEEDEFREIYNMDVVVIPTNREIARTDLQDSIYATEKGKFKAIAERIAEVHATGQPVLVGTISIEKSELISDMLRKRGVKHNVLNAKQHEKEAEIVAEAGRQNAVTIATNMAGRGTDILLGGNPEFEAKREMKRQGFSDEAISFATSFVSTNDPELIQARNTFNELNEKFKAERAEEQQQVRELGGLCIIGTERHESRRIDNQLRGRAGRQGDPGCTQFFLSLEDELMRLFGGEKIQTLVEKLGVEEDEAIEAGMLTKRIEAAQKKVEGKNFYIRKYVLQYDNVMNKQRQIIYEERRKVLFGEDLREHIKNMTQELIDEMVDPITVASRYSEEWDLTTLGKNLKKICDRFNEHLPYTKEEAENLTADQLKEDLYAEFERLYDEKEAEIGIDRMRELERMILIRVVDNKWMDHIDDMDQLRNGINLRALGQQDPAAAYSNEGFDMFELMIQAIKEDTVKFCYNVTIQTNAERKKIIEVGEGRKEDYHGEGMASGISTGSMPGETEVPEREQKHEPIRRTEEKIGRNDPCPCGSGKKYKNCCMNK comes from the coding sequence ATGGGATTAATGGAAAAAATCTTTGGAGATTTAAATGTTAAAGAAGTTAGAAGAATTGAAAAAATAGTAGACAAAGTTGAGGCACTGGATCAGGACATGCAGACTCTTACTGATGAACAGCTTAAGGCAAAAACTTCTGAATTTAAAGAAAGATATCAAAATGGAGAATCACTGGATGATTTACTGCCAGAAGCTTTTGCGGTGTGCAGAGAAGGTGCTGTCAGAAGTTTAGGTATGAAACATTTCAGAGTTCAGCTGATTGGTGGTGTAGCACTGCATCAGGGAAGAATTGCTGAAATGAAAACAGGTGAAGGTAAAACTTTAGTTGCTACACTGGCGGCATACCTGAATGCGCTTAGCGGCGATGGTGTTCACGTTGTTACAGTAAATGATTATCTGGCAAAACGTGATATGGAATGGATGGGAAAGCTTTATACGTTCCTGGGTCTGACAGTAGGCTGCGTTATTCATGATGTAACAGGAGAAGACAGAAAAGCAGCTTATGAAGCGGATATTACTTACGGAACCAACAATGAATTCGGTTTTGACTACTTAAGAGATAACATGGTTACTTACCGTGAAGAAATGTCTCAGAGAGAACAACTGAATTATGCTATTGTGGACGAAGTGGACTCTATCCTCATTGATGAAGCCAGAACGCCTCTTATTATTTCTGGACAGGGAGCAAAATCTACGGATTTATATGGAGTAGCAGATAAGTTTGTAACAAGGCTGCGAAATGAAGAAGACTTTACCATTGAAGAAAAGGACAAAACAGTTGCTCTTACCGAGGAAGGTGTAGCCAAGTGTGAAAGAGAATTTGGTATTGAAAACTTCTCCGATCCTGAAAACATGGAAATAAACCATCACGTTCTTCAGGCATTAAAAGCAAGAAATTTAATGAAGCGTGATGTTGACTATATTGTAAAAGACGATGAAATAGTAATCGTTGATGAATTTACCGGACGTTTAATGTTTGGACGTAGATACAGTGACGGACTGCATCAGGCTATTGAAGCAAAAGAAGGTGTTCTGGTTCGTTCAGAATCAAAGACATTAGCTACGATAACCCTTCAGAACTACTTCAGAATGTATAACAAGCTGGCCGGTATGACAGGTACTGCCAAGACAGAAGAAGATGAATTCAGAGAAATTTATAACATGGATGTTGTAGTTATTCCAACTAATAGAGAAATTGCAAGAACAGACCTTCAGGATTCTATCTACGCTACAGAAAAAGGTAAATTTAAAGCTATAGCTGAAAGAATTGCAGAAGTTCACGCAACAGGACAACCAGTTCTGGTAGGTACCATTTCTATTGAAAAATCAGAATTAATCAGTGACATGCTTAGAAAGCGCGGTGTAAAACACAACGTATTGAATGCTAAACAGCACGAAAAGGAAGCAGAGATTGTTGCTGAAGCAGGTCGTCAGAATGCCGTAACCATTGCAACAAATATGGCTGGCCGAGGTACCGATATTCTTCTTGGAGGTAATCCTGAATTCGAAGCAAAACGTGAAATGAAGAGACAGGGATTCAGTGATGAAGCTATTTCCTTTGCCACTTCATTTGTGTCAACCAATGATCCGGAACTGATACAAGCGAGAAATACGTTTAATGAGTTAAACGAAAAGTTTAAAGCTGAAAGAGCTGAAGAACAGCAGCAGGTAAGAGAGCTGGGAGGACTTTGTATCATTGGTACAGAACGCCATGAGTCAAGAAGAATTGATAACCAGTTAAGAGGTCGTGCGGGACGTCAGGGAGACCCTGGATGTACACAGTTCTTCCTATCCCTTGAAGATGAACTGATGCGACTGTTTGGTGGCGAGAAGATTCAGACTCTGGTAGAAAAACTGGGAGTTGAAGAAGATGAAGCTATTGAAGCAGGCATGCTTACAAAGCGTATTGAAGCAGCCCAGAAAAAAGTAGAAGGCAAGAACTTCTATATCAGAAAATATGTATTACAGTATGATAATGTTATGAACAAACAGCGTCAGATTATTTATGAAGAAAGACGTAAGGTATTGTTCGGAGAAGATTTAAGAGAGCATATTAAAAATATGACTCAGGAATTAATTGATGAAATGGTTGATCCGATCACTGTGGCATCAAGATATTCAGAAGAATGGGATTTAACTACCCTGGGCAAGAACCTGAAGAAAATCTGTGACAGATTTAATGAGCATCTGCCTTATACGAAAGAAGAAGCTGAGAATCTTACTGCAGATCAGTTAAAAGAAGACCTTTATGCAGAATTTGAAAGACTTTATGATGAAAAAGAAGCTGAAATCGGTATAGACAGAATGCGTGAGCTGGAAAGAATGATTCTGATCAGAGTAGTGGACAATAAATGGATGGATCATATCGATGATATGGATCAGCTTAGAAATGGTATCAACCTTCGTGCGCTGGGTCAGCAGGATCCGGCAGCAGCTTACTCTAATGAAGGATTTGATATGTTTGAACTGATGATTCAGGCTATTAAAGAAGATACGGTTAAGTTCTGTTACAATGTTACTATCCAGACCAATGCCGAAAGGAAGAAAATCATTGAAGTGGGTGAAGGTAGAAAAGAAGACTATCATGGAGAAGGTATGGCCAGTGGTATTTCCACAGGTTCAATGCCTGGCGAGACCGAGGTACCAGAAAGAGAACAGAAACACGAGCCAATCAGAAGAACAGAAGAAAAGATTGGAAGAAATGATCCGTGTCCTTGCGGTAGTGGTAAGAAGTATAAGAATTGCTGCATGAATAAATAA
- a CDS encoding Tex family protein yields the protein MNIIEKLAQEFSVKISQVENTVQLIDDGNTIPFIARYRKEVTGGLSDVILRDMDERLTYLRNLEARKEEVTRLIDEQGKLTEELKAEIEKAEVLQRVEDLYKPYKQKKATRASKAKEKGLEPLALVFYAQEMESGSIEDLAAPYINEEKGVENAEQAIQGAMDIIAEMIADHPEITAMVREKTQKSGLISAEATDPEEKTVYDMYYGHQESIDKIPNHRILAINRGEKEKKLKVKVIAPVEELQLMLEKAVIANEKSIFVQMLTDTITDAYKRLMAPSIEREMRNLLTERAELDAVKVFAKNTEKLLMVPPVNGARIISIDPGYRTGCKVAVLNETGKLLAYATVYPTEPKKDIAGTEAALKKLIDKFKINTIVIGNGTASRETEEVVAEFLKKNDYNINYTIVNEAGASVYSASKLATEEYPDLDVTTRGAMSLGRRLQDPLAELVKISPKSIGVGQYQHDIDQNLLDGALTNVVEDCVNRVGVDLNTASPSLLSYIAGINMGIAKNIVSYREETGRFTNRKELLKVSKLGEKTYKQCAGFMRIADGVNPLDATSVHPESYEAADVVLQKLGIDKEQIRQGGVGDIEEKICEAYPAAKKQVKVEPGTKGLAALAVLKETKKEDPKKGLGKSIEKLAEEVGIGALTLKDIIEEIKKPARDPREDAPAVVFRNDVRSFEDLKVGMEMMGTVRNVVDFGAFVDIGVKNDGLVHISEISNKFIKHPMDAVSVGDTVKVKILSVDYDRQKIALTMKL from the coding sequence ATGAATATTATTGAAAAATTAGCGCAGGAATTCTCTGTTAAAATTTCACAGGTTGAAAATACCGTACAGCTGATAGATGACGGCAATACTATTCCATTTATTGCACGTTACAGAAAAGAAGTAACAGGGGGACTTTCAGATGTAATCTTACGTGACATGGATGAAAGGCTAACTTATCTGCGAAATCTTGAAGCCAGAAAAGAAGAAGTTACACGGCTTATTGATGAGCAGGGGAAACTGACAGAAGAGTTAAAGGCTGAAATTGAAAAAGCGGAAGTATTACAGAGGGTAGAGGATCTTTATAAGCCTTATAAGCAGAAGAAGGCTACAAGAGCCTCTAAGGCCAAAGAGAAAGGTCTTGAACCTTTAGCGCTTGTTTTTTATGCACAGGAAATGGAATCGGGCAGCATTGAAGATCTGGCTGCACCGTACATAAATGAAGAAAAAGGTGTTGAAAACGCAGAACAGGCTATTCAGGGTGCTATGGATATTATTGCGGAAATGATTGCAGATCACCCGGAAATAACAGCTATGGTTCGTGAAAAGACACAGAAATCCGGACTGATTTCAGCAGAAGCTACAGATCCTGAGGAAAAAACGGTTTATGATATGTATTATGGACATCAGGAAAGTATTGATAAAATTCCCAATCATAGAATCCTGGCAATAAACAGAGGGGAAAAAGAGAAGAAACTTAAGGTGAAAGTAATAGCACCAGTAGAAGAACTTCAGTTAATGCTGGAAAAGGCAGTTATTGCCAACGAAAAATCTATATTTGTCCAGATGTTAACGGACACCATTACAGATGCATATAAGAGATTAATGGCTCCTTCCATTGAAAGAGAAATGCGGAATCTTCTGACTGAAAGAGCAGAGCTGGATGCGGTGAAAGTATTTGCAAAAAATACCGAGAAGCTTTTAATGGTTCCACCAGTAAACGGGGCAAGAATCATCAGTATTGACCCAGGATACAGAACTGGCTGCAAAGTGGCCGTTTTAAATGAAACTGGCAAACTTTTGGCTTATGCTACGGTATATCCCACAGAGCCTAAAAAAGACATTGCGGGAACAGAAGCTGCTTTAAAGAAATTAATAGATAAGTTTAAGATTAATACCATTGTAATCGGTAATGGGACTGCTTCCAGGGAAACCGAAGAGGTAGTTGCAGAATTCCTTAAAAAGAATGATTATAACATTAACTATACCATTGTAAATGAGGCAGGAGCCTCCGTTTACTCTGCATCAAAACTGGCTACTGAAGAATATCCGGACCTGGATGTGACTACGAGGGGCGCCATGTCTCTGGGAAGAAGGCTTCAGGATCCTTTGGCAGAACTGGTTAAGATATCACCAAAAAGCATTGGTGTAGGTCAATATCAGCACGATATAGACCAGAATCTTTTAGATGGGGCACTGACAAATGTAGTAGAAGATTGTGTAAACAGGGTAGGTGTTGATCTGAATACGGCATCCCCTTCTCTTCTGTCCTATATTGCAGGAATTAATATGGGCATTGCAAAGAATATTGTTTCCTACAGAGAAGAGACTGGTAGATTTACAAACAGAAAAGAACTTTTAAAAGTTTCAAAACTGGGTGAAAAAACTTATAAACAATGTGCGGGCTTTATGCGAATAGCAGACGGAGTAAATCCGCTGGACGCAACATCTGTCCATCCAGAGTCTTATGAAGCTGCTGATGTAGTGCTTCAAAAACTTGGAATTGATAAGGAGCAGATCAGACAGGGGGGAGTAGGCGACATTGAAGAGAAAATCTGTGAAGCCTATCCTGCTGCGAAAAAACAGGTAAAAGTTGAGCCGGGAACAAAAGGCCTTGCTGCCTTAGCCGTGTTAAAGGAGACAAAGAAAGAAGATCCTAAAAAGGGCCTGGGGAAGAGCATTGAAAAGCTTGCTGAAGAAGTGGGAATTGGAGCCTTGACTCTAAAGGATATCATAGAGGAAATCAAGAAGCCAGCAAGAGACCCCAGAGAAGATGCACCAGCTGTGGTGTTCAGAAATGATGTAAGAAGTTTTGAAGACTTAAAGGTTGGTATGGAAATGATGGGAACAGTCCGCAATGTTGTGGATTTTGGCGCTTTTGTTGACATAGGAGTGAAAAATGATGGACTGGTTCATATCTCTGAAATCAGTAATAAATTTATTAAACACCCTATGGATGCTGTATCCGTGGGAGATACAGTAAAGGTTAAGATCTTAAGTGTGGACTATGACAGACAAAAAATTGCCCTGACTATGAAGTTATAA
- a CDS encoding HAD-IA family hydrolase, which produces MNRINTILFDFDGTVMNTNELILGSWQHTFKTIMGKEGDPEAIQRTFGETLAKSMNDFFPEFPLDDAIEIYRGYQAGRFADVISPFPGMIELIKELNRQGYKTAVVTSRLRPTTMEGLEKYKLDTILDEIVTMEDCTKHKPDPEPALIALEKLGSKPEESMMIGDSKFDIGCANNAGVTSVLVDWAVAIYDKEKEGIFKPDFVIKKAEDILKILQI; this is translated from the coding sequence ATGAACAGGATTAATACGATATTATTTGATTTTGATGGTACTGTTATGAATACCAATGAACTTATCCTAGGTTCATGGCAGCATACCTTTAAGACTATCATGGGAAAAGAGGGAGATCCCGAGGCTATTCAAAGAACCTTTGGAGAAACACTGGCAAAGAGTATGAATGATTTCTTCCCTGAATTTCCTTTGGACGATGCAATAGAAATTTACAGAGGATATCAGGCGGGCAGGTTTGCGGACGTTATATCGCCCTTTCCAGGTATGATTGAATTGATTAAAGAACTGAACAGGCAGGGATATAAAACAGCAGTAGTTACTTCAAGACTGAGACCAACTACTATGGAAGGCCTTGAAAAGTATAAACTGGACACTATCTTAGATGAAATTGTTACCATGGAGGATTGTACAAAACATAAACCGGATCCGGAACCAGCTCTTATTGCTTTAGAGAAATTGGGTTCAAAACCTGAAGAATCCATGATGATTGGTGACAGTAAATTTGACATTGGCTGTGCTAACAATGCAGGTGTTACCTCTGTCCTTGTGGATTGGGCAGTGGCCATATATGATAAGGAAAAGGAAGGTATTTTTAAGCCGGATTTTGTCATTAAAAAGGCTGAAGATATATTAAAAATTTTACAAATTTAA
- a CDS encoding glycosyltransferase family 4 protein, which yields MKILITTDWYKPVINGVVTSVINLKSELEKAGHEVRVLTLSPDGHQHFKDDTYYLKSFKVKIYPQARATYNFHSKYLPEIMQWHPDIIHSQCEWVSFYFAKYIALKLDIPIVHTYHTIYEDYTHYILRSKRLSKSIVLFGSNRAINATDYVITPTNKARNLLLSYGIENPITTIPTGIDLNKYRKRISESRRQELLSSLGITPDKTVIVSIGRLALEKNIDELLDNMKILVKSHPEIVLLIVGGGPYEDALRELVIDMHLQNNVIFTGMVSPDSVPEYFQLGKLFVCASQSEAQGLTYIEALASGVPLLCKYDQCLENVLIEGQNGFSFDSSKEFSTKLLALLNNPEKYKTLCKNAEISAENYSKETFGKRVAKVYDAAVDTFPGHLPLPVRLIPVLRRHA from the coding sequence ATGAAAATATTAATAACGACGGACTGGTATAAACCCGTTATTAACGGAGTCGTTACTTCCGTAATCAATTTAAAATCCGAATTGGAAAAGGCTGGCCATGAGGTACGGGTATTAACGCTCTCACCTGATGGGCACCAGCACTTTAAAGATGATACATACTATCTTAAATCATTTAAGGTGAAAATATATCCTCAGGCAAGAGCCACTTATAACTTTCACAGTAAGTATTTACCTGAGATCATGCAATGGCATCCAGATATCATACATTCCCAGTGCGAGTGGGTCTCATTTTACTTTGCTAAGTACATTGCCCTTAAATTGGATATTCCTATTGTTCATACTTATCATACCATTTACGAAGATTATACTCATTATATATTGCGCAGTAAACGTCTCAGCAAAAGTATTGTACTTTTTGGTTCCAACCGCGCGATAAATGCTACGGATTATGTTATAACTCCTACTAATAAGGCTCGGAATTTATTACTTTCCTATGGCATTGAAAATCCAATTACTACGATACCTACAGGTATCGACTTGAATAAATACAGAAAACGTATTTCCGAAAGCCGGCGTCAGGAACTTCTGTCTTCTCTTGGTATAACCCCAGACAAGACAGTCATTGTAAGTATTGGGAGACTTGCTCTGGAAAAAAATATAGATGAGCTTTTGGATAATATGAAGATTCTGGTCAAGTCACATCCGGAAATAGTTCTGCTGATTGTAGGGGGCGGCCCTTATGAAGATGCCCTGAGAGAACTGGTTATTGACATGCATCTGCAGAATAATGTTATCTTTACCGGAATGGTTTCTCCTGATTCTGTTCCAGAGTATTTTCAGTTAGGCAAACTATTTGTTTGTGCTTCCCAAAGCGAAGCACAGGGACTTACTTATATTGAAGCATTAGCCAGTGGCGTTCCTCTTTTATGCAAATATGACCAGTGCCTGGAAAATGTTTTAATAGAAGGTCAGAATGGTTTTTCTTTTGACAGCTCCAAGGAATTCAGTACAAAACTTCTTGCCCTGTTAAATAATCCTGAGAAATATAAGACTCTGTGCAAAAACGCAGAAATCTCTGCTGAAAATTACTCTAAGGAAACATTCGGGAAACGGGTGGCAAAGGTTTATGATGCCGCCGTAGACACTTTTCCTGGTCATCTTCCTCTTCCAGTAAGACTTATTCCTGTCCTTAGAAGACATGCCTGA
- a CDS encoding 3-oxoacyl-ACP synthase III family protein — MGITIKNAGKAVPELIVKNDDLNRFVETDNEWIVARTGIQERRVATTESGVDLAVAAAKLALDGENYDEIGLVIVATVTPDKLVPSMGALVKKELGLANAVAFDISTACSGFIYGVWIAEALMKNGMVSKVNGVTTNTIRKALIIGVERLSRIVDWSDRSTCILFGDGAGAALLEDNPNEKGILASFVKNYDDMTDSLTCGMEYRKTPFTDEERDNPEKQALSMQGSQVFKFAVNAIGEVMEKSLELAGLTADDIAYFVPHQANLRIISSAAKKFKQPIEKFQISLSETGNVSAASVPMALYDIMDTEKLKKGDKIMLMGFGGGLSAGAVIFEV; from the coding sequence TTGGGAATTACTATAAAAAATGCCGGAAAGGCAGTGCCAGAGCTAATAGTAAAAAATGACGATTTAAATAGATTTGTAGAGACAGATAATGAATGGATTGTTGCAAGGACCGGAATTCAGGAAAGAAGAGTTGCTACCACTGAATCCGGAGTGGATTTAGCCGTTGCTGCAGCAAAACTGGCCCTTGATGGGGAAAATTATGATGAAATAGGCCTTGTTATTGTGGCAACAGTTACACCTGACAAACTGGTTCCTTCCATGGGGGCTCTTGTAAAGAAAGAGCTGGGACTTGCTAATGCCGTTGCTTTTGATATTAGCACTGCCTGCAGTGGATTTATCTACGGAGTATGGATTGCGGAAGCACTGATGAAAAATGGTATGGTCAGCAAAGTAAATGGTGTGACTACAAATACCATCAGGAAGGCTTTGATTATAGGGGTGGAACGGTTAAGCAGAATTGTTGACTGGTCAGACAGAAGCACATGTATTCTTTTTGGGGACGGAGCAGGTGCTGCATTGCTGGAAGACAATCCTAATGAAAAAGGTATACTGGCCTCTTTTGTAAAAAATTATGATGATATGACGGATTCTTTAACTTGCGGAATGGAATATAGGAAAACACCGTTTACAGATGAAGAACGGGATAATCCTGAAAAACAGGCGTTATCTATGCAAGGAAGCCAGGTATTTAAATTTGCGGTGAACGCCATAGGTGAGGTTATGGAAAAATCTTTAGAACTGGCAGGACTGACAGCTGATGATATTGCGTACTTTGTACCCCATCAGGCAAATTTGAGAATTATTTCTTCGGCAGCTAAAAAATTTAAACAGCCTATAGAAAAGTTTCAGATTAGTTTAAGTGAGACAGGAAATGTGTCTGCTGCAAGCGTACCAATGGCATTGTATGATATAATGGATACGGAAAAATTAAAAAAGGGCGATAAGATAATGCTTATGGGCTTTGGCGGAGGCCTCAGTGCAGGGGCAGTAATCTTTGAAGTGTAA
- the fabK gene encoding enoyl-[acyl-carrier-protein] reductase FabK, giving the protein MNDICQILGTEYPIIQGAMARIAESSLAAAVSNGGGLGIIASGGYDADWLRDEIKKVRSLTDKPFGVNLMLLMPNIDELIKVVCEEKVPVVTTGAGNPGKYMKELKEAGIKVIPVVASVALAIRVERAGADAIIAEGTEAGGHIGEIATMALTPQVADAVSIPVLAAGGIADGRGVAAAYMLGAKGVQVGTRFVVAKECIVSQNYKDAIIKAKDTDTCATGRSTGHPVRVIKNKLAREILAIEKSSVGDEVQAAIDKVGIGALGAAVFDGDVEHGSVMSGQIAGMVRKEQPAAEMIKEMFEEAKMIYSDRASLF; this is encoded by the coding sequence ATGAACGATATATGTCAGATCTTAGGAACAGAATATCCGATTATTCAGGGGGCGATGGCAAGAATTGCAGAGAGTTCACTGGCAGCAGCAGTAAGTAATGGTGGCGGACTTGGCATAATTGCCAGTGGAGGATACGATGCAGACTGGCTGAGAGATGAAATAAAAAAGGTGAGAAGCCTTACGGATAAACCTTTTGGAGTAAACCTTATGCTCCTCATGCCCAATATAGACGAACTGATTAAGGTTGTTTGTGAAGAAAAAGTTCCTGTTGTTACAACTGGAGCCGGAAATCCCGGTAAATATATGAAGGAACTGAAAGAAGCTGGAATAAAAGTGATTCCTGTGGTTGCTTCTGTAGCGCTGGCAATCAGAGTTGAGAGAGCTGGTGCGGATGCAATTATTGCTGAAGGAACGGAAGCTGGAGGGCATATTGGTGAAATCGCAACTATGGCTCTGACTCCTCAGGTGGCAGACGCCGTGTCTATACCGGTGCTTGCTGCTGGTGGAATAGCGGACGGCAGAGGAGTTGCGGCAGCTTATATGCTTGGAGCAAAAGGCGTTCAGGTTGGAACAAGATTTGTAGTTGCAAAGGAATGCATTGTTTCACAAAACTATAAGGATGCAATCATTAAGGCTAAGGATACAGATACCTGTGCCACAGGAAGATCTACGGGGCATCCGGTAAGGGTTATTAAGAATAAGCTGGCCAGAGAAATTCTTGCAATAGAAAAATCAAGTGTAGGTGATGAAGTGCAGGCTGCCATTGATAAGGTTGGCATTGGAGCACTAGGCGCAGCGGTATTTGATGGTGATGTTGAACATGGATCGGTTATGTCCGGGCAGATTGCAGGCATGGTCAGGAAAGAGCAGCCTGCTGCGGAAATGATTAAAGAGATGTTTGAAGAGGCGAAAATGATTTATAGCGACAGAGCTTCTTTATTTTAG